A window of Magnolia sinica isolate HGM2019 chromosome 13, MsV1, whole genome shotgun sequence genomic DNA:
ggagagtttgggtgggattgggatgaggccaaataatccgatcaaatccctatcttcaattaaaaatcaaattcatattcgaatttgaaatttaattcaaaggaagagacCGGAGAAAACATGGGACATACCTATtagtgattgctcacaagtgggccccactagcctacGTCCAACAATTGGGATTGCCTTGGCCAGAGAATGAAAGCTACAACCAGACACGGTCTCATGACATTCGCAAGGTCTTGAGTAGTAAGAAATTCATGCTGTTGTTGGATGATATTTGGGAATGGTTGGATCTAGAGATGGTTGGAATTCCTCATCCAAGCAGCCAAAACGTGAGCAAGGGCGTTTTCACTCCACGATTTGAGGACGTCTGTGGCCACATGGCTGCGGACAAGAAGATCAAAGTAGAATGTCTCCCAGAGCAAGAAGCAATGAATCTATTTCTACGGACTGTTGGTGAAGAGGCCATGAAATCGCATCCAGAGATACCGATCCTTGCCAAGAGCGTAGCTAAGGAGTGCAAGGGTCTGCCCCTTGCGCTGATCACCATTGGGCGGGCCATGGCATGTAAGAAGACACCACAGGAATAGAAGCATGCAATATCAGTTCTGAGCACAAGCAAGCCACCATCGGAGATATCAAGTATGAATGATAAAATGCTTTTGCGCTTGAAATTCAGTTATGATAATCTTGGTGGCGACATGATTAAATCGTGTTTCCTGTACTGCGCACTGTTTCCAGAGGACTATTCCATTGGCAAAGAAAAACTTATAGATTACTGGATAGGCGAAGGATTCTTAGATGGGTGGAATGATGATCTTGATACAGCCCATAACAAGGGACATGATATCATTGGAAGATTAAAGGCTGCATTCTTGTTGGAGACTGGTTCTGATGAAGAAAGAGAGGTAAAGTTGCATGATGTGATACGTGATCTGGCGTTATGGATAGCTTCTGAGTGcgggaagaataagaagaggtTTTTGGTGAGAGCTGGCGTGGGACTGAGGCATGCACCAGAGGTTGAAAGGTGGAAGGAGGCTGAGAGGATATCTCTAATGAATAATGACATAAAAGAAGTAACAGAGACACCTCAATGCCCCGACCTCTTAACCTTGATGCTCCAATGGAATCGGGATTTTGGAAAGGTCCACACTgatttttttcagttcatgcctCTTCTCAGGGTCTTGGATCTGTCAGGTAATTCATTTTTAAAGGAGCTTCCTGCAGGGATCGGTAACTTGGCAGAGCTACGATATCTCAATCTATTAAACACGAAGATCACAACATTGCCTGAAGAGATAGGAAATCTCGTAAAGCTGAAGCACTTGGACTTGGAGTTGACAACTCGTTTGCACACAATTCCTCAAGGGGCAATCTCCAGGCTTTCTGAATTAAGAGTAATGAACCTATATTATAGTTATTCAAAGTGGGAAGAAGGGAGTGAGGGATTAAATATGAATGAGTTGGAAGGCTTGGAACGTTTAATCCATCTTGATCTCACCTTATCAACTGTGCATGCTCTTAAAAGGTTGCTCTGCTCTAGCAACCTGCGGAAGGTGACTCGGTATGCAATTCTGAACAGATGTGAGGATCTGACTATCTCCAATCAACTATCATTCCTTTTTACTGCAATGAAAAGTCTTCAAGGGCTTAATTTTAATCGCTGCAATGGGTTGGTGGAGGTGATGATTAGTGTGGATGCGAAGAAGGACGATGATTATCCTGTTTCGAGCCTAGAATGGCTAGTCCTTTGGCAACTCCCCCCACTTAAATTGCATTCGGGTGGGCCGCAGATGCTTCAGAAACCTTTCACACCATAAAGATTTTCTCATGTTTCAAGTTGAAGAAAATT
This region includes:
- the LOC131224182 gene encoding disease resistance protein RPS2-like: MLLRLKFSYDNLGGDMIKSCFLYCALFPEDYSIGKEKLIDYWIGEGFLDGWNDDLDTAHNKGHDIIGRLKAAFLLETGSDEEREVKLHDVIRDLALWIASECGKNKKRFLVRAGVGLRHAPEVERWKEAERISLMNNDIKEVTETPQCPDLLTLMLQWNRDFGKVHTDFFQFMPLLRVLDLSGNSFLKELPAGIGNLAELRYLNLLNTKITTLPEEIGNLVKLKHLDLELTTRLHTIPQGAISRLSELRVMNLYYSYSKWEEGSEGLNMNELEGLERLIHLDLTLSTVHALKRLLCSSNLRKVTRYAILNRCEDLTISNQLSFLFTAMKSLQGLNFNRCNGLVEVMISVDAKKDDDYPVSSLEWLVLWQLPPLKLHSGGPQMLQKPFTP